The following coding sequences are from one Maniola jurtina chromosome 14, ilManJurt1.1, whole genome shotgun sequence window:
- the LOC123871674 gene encoding putative inorganic phosphate cotransporter isoform X2, whose product MIPEWRRRISKLFLIPQRYVLGIMGLLAVCNAYTMRVCLNLAVTQMVNNTRSESAKYDPDACPDESEILVNGTVALKPHAIFEWSESTQGLILSGFYYGYAITHVPGGYLAEKYGGKWTLGIGLLSTAVFTLLTPIVVKAGGATWLFILRILQGMGEGPTMPALMIVLARWVPPHERSRQGAVVFGGAQIGNIFGSFMSGFLMAGGGDWANVFYFFGCFGILWFIFWSIFCYSTPNTHPFISDEELKYLNETVTSADTMSVRDPVPWRAIVRSVPVWALLFAAVGHDWGYYTMVTDLPKYMTDVLKFNIATTGTLTAIPYLAMWISAFFFGWICDICVKRKWHSIKTGRIIHTTIAATGPAICIILASYAGCDRFAAVAYFIASMALMGGFYSGMKVNALDLAPNYAGSLTAMINGTSTISGIITPYLIGLLTPDSTLVQWRVAFWVCFAVLVGTNVIYCIWADGKQQWWDDVRQYGYPAEWKHGPLKMADSDTEKNKKKEAEGTAL is encoded by the exons ATGATACCAGAATGGCGACGCAGAATATCAaaac TGTTCCTAATTCCCCAGCGGTATGTCCTCGGCATTATGGGACTGCTGGCTGTCTGCAACGCGTATACCATGAGGGTGTGCCTCAACCTGGCTGTTACCCAGATGGTGAACAATACCAGGAGTGAATCGGCGAAGTATGATCCCGATGCATGTCCGGACGAAAGTGAAATCCTTGTCAATGGCACCGTTGCTCTCAAACct CACGCAATCTTTGAATGGTCGGAATCAACGCAAGGTCTCATTTTGAGTGGCTTTTACTATGGATACGCTATTACTCACGTCCCAGGAGGGTACTTGGCTGAAAAGTATGGTGGCAAATGGACATTAGGAATCGGCCTTCTTAGTACTGCCGTCTTTACTTTATTGACGCCTATAGTTGTAAAGGCTGGGGGAGCGACATGGCTGTTTATACTTCGTATCTTACAAGGGATGGGTGAG GGCCCTACAATGCCAGCTTTGATGATAGTACTTGCTCGGTGGGTCCCACCACATGAAAGATCACGGCAAGGCGCAGTCGTGTTTGGTGGTGCTCAAATTGGAAACATTTTTGGTTCTTTCATGTCCGGTTTCCTTATGGCTGGAGGTGGTGACTGGGCAAACGTCTTCTACTTCTTTGGTTGCTTTGGAATCTTGTGGTTTATATTCTGG AGCATATTTTGCTACAGTACACCGAATACTCACCCGTTCATATCAGACGAGGAACTGAAATATCTGAATGAGACAGTCACGAGTGCTGACACTATGAGTGTCCGGGATCCTGTACCTTGGAGAGCCATTGTGAGGTCTGTTCCAGTTTGGGCTCTTTTATTTGCTgct GTTGGTCACGATTGGGGTTACTACACGATGGTCACAGACTTGCCCAAATACATGACAGATGTGCTGAAATTCAACATTGCCACTACGGGGACTTTGACTGCTATCCCCTACCTCGCTATGTGGATTAGTGCTTTCTTCTTCGGCTGGATCTGTGACATTTGCGTTAAGCGTAAATGGCACTCTATCAAAACTGGAAGAATTATTCATACAACTATAG CTGCAACAGGACCGGCCATTTGTATTATATTGGCCTCATATGCGGGCTGCGATCGTTTTGCAGCTGTCGCCTACTTTATCGCATCTATGGCCTTAATGGGAGGATTTTATAGTGGCATGAAG gttaaTGCATTAGATTTGGCACCTAACTACGCTGGTTCTTTGACTGCGATGATCAACGGAACGTCTACCATATCGGGAATAATCACTCCTTATCTAATTGGGTTGTTGACACCTGAT TCGACTCTAGTACAATGGCGGGTGGCGTTCTGGGTATGTTTTGCCGTGCTCGTTGGTACCAACGTGATTTATTGCATCTGGGCTGATGGAAAGCAGCAATGGTGGGACGACGTCAGACAATATGGCTACCCGGCTGAATGGAAGCATGGTCCTCTGAAAATGGCCGACTCAGACacagagaaaaataaaaagaaagaagcaGAAGGCACCGCACTTTAG
- the LOC123871674 gene encoding putative inorganic phosphate cotransporter isoform X3: MGLLAVCNAYTMRVCLNLAVTQMVNNTRSESAKYDPDACPDESEILVNGTVALKPHAIFEWSESTQGLILSGFYYGYAITHVPGGYLAEKYGGKWTLGIGLLSTAVFTLLTPIVVKAGGATWLFILRILQGMGEGPTMPALMIVLARWVPPHERSRQGAVVFGGAQIGNIFGSFMSGFLMAGGGDWANVFYFFGCFGILWFIFWSIFCYSTPNTHPFISDEELKYLNETVTSADTMSVRDPVPWRAIVRSVPVWALLFAAVGHDWGYYTMVTDLPKYMTDVLKFNIATTGTLTAIPYLAMWISAFFFGWICDICVKRKWHSIKTGRIIHTTIAATGPAICIILASYAGCDRFAAVAYFIASMALMGGFYSGMKVNALDLAPNYAGSLTAMINGTSTISGIITPYLIGLLTPDSTLVQWRVAFWVCFAVLVGTNVIYCIWADGKQQWWDDVRQYGYPAEWKHGPLKMADSDTEKNKKKEAEGTAL, from the exons ATGGGACTGCTGGCTGTCTGCAACGCGTATACCATGAGGGTGTGCCTCAACCTGGCTGTTACCCAGATGGTGAACAATACCAGGAGTGAATCGGCGAAGTATGATCCCGATGCATGTCCGGACGAAAGTGAAATCCTTGTCAATGGCACCGTTGCTCTCAAACct CACGCAATCTTTGAATGGTCGGAATCAACGCAAGGTCTCATTTTGAGTGGCTTTTACTATGGATACGCTATTACTCACGTCCCAGGAGGGTACTTGGCTGAAAAGTATGGTGGCAAATGGACATTAGGAATCGGCCTTCTTAGTACTGCCGTCTTTACTTTATTGACGCCTATAGTTGTAAAGGCTGGGGGAGCGACATGGCTGTTTATACTTCGTATCTTACAAGGGATGGGTGAG GGCCCTACAATGCCAGCTTTGATGATAGTACTTGCTCGGTGGGTCCCACCACATGAAAGATCACGGCAAGGCGCAGTCGTGTTTGGTGGTGCTCAAATTGGAAACATTTTTGGTTCTTTCATGTCCGGTTTCCTTATGGCTGGAGGTGGTGACTGGGCAAACGTCTTCTACTTCTTTGGTTGCTTTGGAATCTTGTGGTTTATATTCTGG AGCATATTTTGCTACAGTACACCGAATACTCACCCGTTCATATCAGACGAGGAACTGAAATATCTGAATGAGACAGTCACGAGTGCTGACACTATGAGTGTCCGGGATCCTGTACCTTGGAGAGCCATTGTGAGGTCTGTTCCAGTTTGGGCTCTTTTATTTGCTgct GTTGGTCACGATTGGGGTTACTACACGATGGTCACAGACTTGCCCAAATACATGACAGATGTGCTGAAATTCAACATTGCCACTACGGGGACTTTGACTGCTATCCCCTACCTCGCTATGTGGATTAGTGCTTTCTTCTTCGGCTGGATCTGTGACATTTGCGTTAAGCGTAAATGGCACTCTATCAAAACTGGAAGAATTATTCATACAACTATAG CTGCAACAGGACCGGCCATTTGTATTATATTGGCCTCATATGCGGGCTGCGATCGTTTTGCAGCTGTCGCCTACTTTATCGCATCTATGGCCTTAATGGGAGGATTTTATAGTGGCATGAAG gttaaTGCATTAGATTTGGCACCTAACTACGCTGGTTCTTTGACTGCGATGATCAACGGAACGTCTACCATATCGGGAATAATCACTCCTTATCTAATTGGGTTGTTGACACCTGAT TCGACTCTAGTACAATGGCGGGTGGCGTTCTGGGTATGTTTTGCCGTGCTCGTTGGTACCAACGTGATTTATTGCATCTGGGCTGATGGAAAGCAGCAATGGTGGGACGACGTCAGACAATATGGCTACCCGGCTGAATGGAAGCATGGTCCTCTGAAAATGGCCGACTCAGACacagagaaaaataaaaagaaagaagcaGAAGGCACCGCACTTTAG
- the LOC123871674 gene encoding putative inorganic phosphate cotransporter isoform X1, with the protein METGKCYDVDVAQHRKKSDVTLGALLYILYVAMIPEWRRRISKLFLIPQRYVLGIMGLLAVCNAYTMRVCLNLAVTQMVNNTRSESAKYDPDACPDESEILVNGTVALKPHAIFEWSESTQGLILSGFYYGYAITHVPGGYLAEKYGGKWTLGIGLLSTAVFTLLTPIVVKAGGATWLFILRILQGMGEGPTMPALMIVLARWVPPHERSRQGAVVFGGAQIGNIFGSFMSGFLMAGGGDWANVFYFFGCFGILWFIFWSIFCYSTPNTHPFISDEELKYLNETVTSADTMSVRDPVPWRAIVRSVPVWALLFAAVGHDWGYYTMVTDLPKYMTDVLKFNIATTGTLTAIPYLAMWISAFFFGWICDICVKRKWHSIKTGRIIHTTIAATGPAICIILASYAGCDRFAAVAYFIASMALMGGFYSGMKVNALDLAPNYAGSLTAMINGTSTISGIITPYLIGLLTPDSTLVQWRVAFWVCFAVLVGTNVIYCIWADGKQQWWDDVRQYGYPAEWKHGPLKMADSDTEKNKKKEAEGTAL; encoded by the exons ATGGAAACAGGAAAGTGCTATGACGTCGATGTTGCCCAACATCGGAAGAA ATCTGACGTTACACTTGGCGCtctattatacatattatacgttGCAATGATACCAGAATGGCGACGCAGAATATCAaaac TGTTCCTAATTCCCCAGCGGTATGTCCTCGGCATTATGGGACTGCTGGCTGTCTGCAACGCGTATACCATGAGGGTGTGCCTCAACCTGGCTGTTACCCAGATGGTGAACAATACCAGGAGTGAATCGGCGAAGTATGATCCCGATGCATGTCCGGACGAAAGTGAAATCCTTGTCAATGGCACCGTTGCTCTCAAACct CACGCAATCTTTGAATGGTCGGAATCAACGCAAGGTCTCATTTTGAGTGGCTTTTACTATGGATACGCTATTACTCACGTCCCAGGAGGGTACTTGGCTGAAAAGTATGGTGGCAAATGGACATTAGGAATCGGCCTTCTTAGTACTGCCGTCTTTACTTTATTGACGCCTATAGTTGTAAAGGCTGGGGGAGCGACATGGCTGTTTATACTTCGTATCTTACAAGGGATGGGTGAG GGCCCTACAATGCCAGCTTTGATGATAGTACTTGCTCGGTGGGTCCCACCACATGAAAGATCACGGCAAGGCGCAGTCGTGTTTGGTGGTGCTCAAATTGGAAACATTTTTGGTTCTTTCATGTCCGGTTTCCTTATGGCTGGAGGTGGTGACTGGGCAAACGTCTTCTACTTCTTTGGTTGCTTTGGAATCTTGTGGTTTATATTCTGG AGCATATTTTGCTACAGTACACCGAATACTCACCCGTTCATATCAGACGAGGAACTGAAATATCTGAATGAGACAGTCACGAGTGCTGACACTATGAGTGTCCGGGATCCTGTACCTTGGAGAGCCATTGTGAGGTCTGTTCCAGTTTGGGCTCTTTTATTTGCTgct GTTGGTCACGATTGGGGTTACTACACGATGGTCACAGACTTGCCCAAATACATGACAGATGTGCTGAAATTCAACATTGCCACTACGGGGACTTTGACTGCTATCCCCTACCTCGCTATGTGGATTAGTGCTTTCTTCTTCGGCTGGATCTGTGACATTTGCGTTAAGCGTAAATGGCACTCTATCAAAACTGGAAGAATTATTCATACAACTATAG CTGCAACAGGACCGGCCATTTGTATTATATTGGCCTCATATGCGGGCTGCGATCGTTTTGCAGCTGTCGCCTACTTTATCGCATCTATGGCCTTAATGGGAGGATTTTATAGTGGCATGAAG gttaaTGCATTAGATTTGGCACCTAACTACGCTGGTTCTTTGACTGCGATGATCAACGGAACGTCTACCATATCGGGAATAATCACTCCTTATCTAATTGGGTTGTTGACACCTGAT TCGACTCTAGTACAATGGCGGGTGGCGTTCTGGGTATGTTTTGCCGTGCTCGTTGGTACCAACGTGATTTATTGCATCTGGGCTGATGGAAAGCAGCAATGGTGGGACGACGTCAGACAATATGGCTACCCGGCTGAATGGAAGCATGGTCCTCTGAAAATGGCCGACTCAGACacagagaaaaataaaaagaaagaagcaGAAGGCACCGCACTTTAG